The following coding sequences lie in one Rhea pennata isolate bPtePen1 chromosome 10, bPtePen1.pri, whole genome shotgun sequence genomic window:
- the FOXB1 gene encoding forkhead box protein B1, with product MPRPGRNTYSDQKPPYSYISLTAMAIQSSPEKMLPLSEIYKFIMDRFPYYRENTQRWQNSLRHNLSFNDCFIKIPRRPDQPGKGSFWALHPSCGDMFENGSFLRRRKRFKVLKSEHLAPSKPADAAQYLQQQAKLRLSALAATGTHLPQMSTYNLGVSQPSSFKHPFAIENIIAREYKMPGGLAFSTMQPMPAAYPLPNQLTTVGSSIGTGWPHMYSSGMIDTATPISMASSEYSAYGVPIKPLCHGGQTLPAIPVPIKPTPAAVPALPALPAPIPTILSNSPPSLSPTSSQTATSQSSPATPSETLTSPAPALHSVAVH from the coding sequence ATGCCTCGCCCGGGCAGAAACACTTACAGTGACCAGAAGCCTCCCTACTCCTACATCTCCCTGACCGCCATGGCGATCCAGAGCTCCCCGGAGAAGATGCTGCCCCTGAGCGAGATCTACAAGTTCATCATGGACCGGTTCCCCTACTACCGGGAGAACACGCAGCGCTGGCAGAACTCCCTGCGCCACAACCTCTCCTTCAACGACTGCTTCATCAAGATCCCGCGGCGCCCCGACCAGCCGGGCAAGGGCAGCTTCTGGGCGCTGCACCCCAGCTGCGGGGACATGTTCGAGAATGGCAGCTTCCTGCGCCGCCGCAAGCGCTTCAAAGTGCTCAAGTCCGAGCACCTGGCCCCCAGCAAGCCGGCCGACGCGGCGCAGtacctgcagcagcaggccaaGCTGCGCCTCAGTGCCCTGGCCGCCACGGGCACCCACCTGCCCCAGATGTCCACGTACAACCTCGGCGTGTCGCAGCCCTCCAGCTTTAAGCACCCCTTCGCCATCGAGAACATCATCGCCAGAGAATACAAGATGCCCGGGGGACTTGCCTTTTCCACCATGCAGCCCATGCCGGCCGCCTACCCCCTCCCCAACCAGTTGACTACGGTGGGCAGCTCCATTGGCACCGGCTGGCCCCACATGTACAGCTCCGGCATGATCGACACCGCCACCCCCATCTCCATGGCCAGCAGCGAGTACAGCGCCTACGGCGTGCCCATCAAGCCGCTCTGCCATGGGGGGCAGACTTTGCCGGCCATCCCCGTGCCCATCAAGCCTACccccgcggcggtgccggcgttgccggcgctgccggcgcccaTCCCCACCATTCTCTCGAACTCGCCGCCCTCCCTGAGCCCCACGTCCTCGCAGACCGCCACCAGCCAAAGCAGCCCGGCCACCCCCAGCGAGACGCTCAccagcccggcgcccgcccTGCACTCGGTGGCGGTGCACTGA